Proteins encoded together in one Anguilla anguilla isolate fAngAng1 chromosome 9, fAngAng1.pri, whole genome shotgun sequence window:
- the LOC118236773 gene encoding C1GALT1-specific chaperone 1-like, with translation MPSQSSSFMKGMILGALFCVFLSLLESLSPGSSTELHQHHHVRAPSKVDLQGLSEAKKLELSQKMQVYCAIMVQPKILAFWATANNTWAKHCDKAVFYTSEPDKALEAVDLHEKDEWLRVRKALIHTFQNAGEMRWFFLAKATTFAIIENLKLLLLDKDSSQPFYLGRAVKSGQLEYIEYNSGVVLSYQALRQLVLAFQDPLKCPEQGHSLWKLSLEKELALCLKYGGVFAENGEDFQGKMLFNSKNINGLISDSRAKNPTNVVEGCCSDMAITFTGMSPSQMQVMMFGVYRLRPYGHIFHDSLIFMPPEGSDND, from the coding sequence ATGCCGTCGCAGAGCAGTTCCTTCATGAAGGGCATGATTCTCGGGGCACTCTTCTGCGTGTTCTTGTCCCTTTTGGAGAGCCTGAGCCCGGGGTCGAGCACTGAGCTTCATCAGCACCACCATGTCAGGGCCCCCAGCAAGGTGGACCTGCAGGGACTCTCAGAGGCCAAGAAGCTAGAGCTAAGTCAGAAGATGCAGGTGTACTGCGCCATCATGGTGCAGCCCAAGATCCTTGCGTTCTGGGCCACCGCCAATAACACCTGGGCCAAGCACTGCGACAAGGCTGTGTTCTACACCTCCGAGCCGGACAAGGCCCTGGAGGCCGTGGACCTGCACGAGAAGGACGAGTGGCTCAGGGTACGCAAGGCCCTGATACACACTTTTCAGAATGCCGGGGAAATGCGCTGGTTCTTCTTGGCGAAGGCCACCACCTTTGCCATCATCGAGAACCTCAAGCTCCTCCTTCTGGACAAGGACTCCAGCCAGCCCTTCTACTTGGGCCGCGCAGTAAAGTCCGGCCAGCTGGAGTACATCGAATACAACAGCGGTGTCGTGCTGAGCTACCAGGCCCTGCGGCAACTGGTGCTGGCTTTCCAGGACCCTCTCAAGTGTCCGGAGCAGGGCCACAGCCTGTGGAAGCTGAGCCTCGAGAAGGAGCTAGCGCTCTGCCTGAAGTACGGGGGGGTGTTCGCTGAGAATGGGGAGGACTTCCAAGGCAAGATGCTCTTCAACAGTAAGAACATCAATGGCCTCATCTCTGACAGCCGGGCCAAAAACCCTACGAACGTGGTGGAGGGCTGCTGCTCTGACATGGCCATCACCTTCACCGGCATGTCACCCTCTCAGATGCAAGTCATGATGTTCGGTGTTTACAGACTGCGGCCCTATGGACACATATTCCATGACTCTTTGATATTCATGCCTCCTGAGGGTTCGGATAACGATTGA
- the LOC118236772 gene encoding protein eva-1 homolog C-like isoform X2, whose protein sequence is MMLVVLGCRRSSGFLSFCFFLALYTHLLQAAPDFTGYVHKILKNHTAQACNGETLTISCPSKTAVAILSAFYGSHASSDIVCPATDRNRTEEKTDCVSFTAVQKVMYKCQDRHACKIPITSDAFGRELCPGTSKYLTVSYKCRPEHHSSKLVCENERLRLACMNGTVLAIYSATFGHLLHGSPACPQENSTAPDLECLSPSALRRVSRRCHGKMNCSVLADAHSFGDPCFPGVRKHLRVSYTCVPRNLLEDLERRPPDPFLITDYTRGFPEAVVLYFVSGICAGLVFLLCLFGLKSTLVRDVKDLFSEMEDEIRGTPSSRPELVEDLHNGTSSESSFHRLTRSYRVASMFSPERMVEQEEEEDAEEKEQPKGTI, encoded by the exons ATGATGCTGGTGGTGCTGGGATGCAGGAGATCCTCTGGATTTCTGtcgttctgcttttttctggCCCTTTATACACACCTACTACAGGCAGCTCCAGATTTCACTG GATACGTGCATAAGATATTGAAGAACCACACTGCTCAAGCCTGCAACGGTGAGACACTCACAATCTCCTGTCCCTCCAAAACGGCCGTGGCCATTCTGTCTGCGTTTTACGGCAGTCATGCCTCGAGTGATATTGTGTGCCCCgccacagacagaaacaggacAGAGGAGAAGACGGACTGTGTGTCCTTTACAGCAGTCCAG AAGGTCATGTACAAGTGTCAGGATCGGCATGCCTGTAAAATCCCCATCACCAGCGATGCATTTGGGCGAGAGCTCTGCCCGGGGACCAGCAAGTACCTCACTGTTTCCTACAAATGCCGCCCAG AACACCACAGCAGTAAGTTGGTTTGTGAGAATGAGAGGCTGCGACTGGCCTGCATGAATGGCACAGTGCTAGCCATCTACTCCGCTACATTTGGACACCTGCTGCATGGGAGTCCTGCCTGCCCCCAGgagaacagcacagcaccagacctgg AGTGTCTGTCCCCTTCCGCCCTGAGGAGGGTGTCTCGTAGGTGTCATGGAAAGATGAACTGCTCTGTGCTGGCTGACGCTCACAGCTTTGGGGATCCTTGCTTCCCTGGTGTAAGGAAGCACCTACGGGTGTCTTACACATGTG TGCCCAGAAATCTCCTGGAGGATTTGGAACGCAGGCCTCCGGATCCTTTCTTGATCACTGATTACACACGTG GGTTCCCAGAGGCTGTAGTTCTGTACTTTGTGTCTGGGATCTGCGCTGGCCTGGTCTTCCTGCTGTGTCTGTTTGGTTTGAAGTCAACACTGGTGCGGGATGTTAAAGACCTGTTCTCAGAGATGGAAGACGAGATAAGGGGCACCCCAAGTTCCCGTCCTGAGCTGGTGGAGGACCTCCACAATGGCACCTCATCTGAGTCATCCTTCCACAGGCTCACACGCTCCTACCGGGTGGCCAGCATGTTCAGCCCAGAGCGGATggtggaacaggaggaggaagaggatgcgGAAGAGAAAGAACAGCCCAAAGGAACTATTTAG
- the LOC118236774 gene encoding chloride intracellular channel protein 2-like produces MALRQNSDKEPSIELFIKAGHDGQNVGNCPFCQRLFMVLWLKGVKFTVTTVDMKKKPAELKDLAPGTNPPFLLYNGDLKTDFIKIEDFLELTLAPPRYPHLSPQNKESFDVGADLFAKFSAYIKSTPTNTYHEKALLREFHRLDVYLNTPLPQEIDHNSTVDTLVSKRKFLDGDRLTLADCNLLPKLHVIKIAAKKYCDFDIPVQFTGVWRYLQNAYGTEEFRHTCPADIEIEKAYLDVVGKRK; encoded by the exons ATGGCACTCAGACAAAACTCTGACAAAGAACCCAGCATTGAGCTCTTCATCAAG GCTGGACATGACGGGCAGAACGTTGGAAACTGTCCCTTCTGCCAGAGGCTCTTCATGGTTTTGTGGCTGAAAGGAGTCAAGTTCACAGTGACCACAGTGGACATGAAGAA GAAGCCCGCAGAGCTGAAAGACTTGGCCCCAGGGACCAACCCTCCTTTCCTGTTGTACAATGGGGACCTCAAGACCGACTTCATCAAGATCGAGGACTTCCTGGAGCTGACACTGGCCCCACCGAG GTATCCCCACCTCAGTCCCCAGAACAAGGAGTCCTTCGACGTGGGCGCCGACCTCTTTGCGAAGTTCTCAGCTTACATCAAGAGCACCCCCACCAACACCT ACCACGAGAAGGCCCTACTGCGAGAATTCCACCGATTGGACGTCTACCTGAACACCCCTCTCCCACAGGAAATAGACCATAACTCCACGGTGGATACCCTTGTCTCAAAAAGGAAGTTCTTGGATGGGGATCGCCTCACACTGGCAGACTGCAACCTGCTTCCCAAACTTCATGTCATCAAG ATTGCAGCCAAGAAGTATTGTGACTTTGACATCCCAGTCCAGTTTACGGGGGTGTGGCGCTACCTGCAGAACGCCTATGGAACAGAGGAGTTTCGTCACACCTGCCCAGCCGACATTGAGATTGAGAAGGCCTATCTGGATGTAGTGGGCAAGAGGAAATAA
- the LOC118236772 gene encoding protein eva-1 homolog C-like isoform X1: MMLVVLGCRRSSGFLSFCFFLALYTHLLQAAPDFTGYVHKILKNHTAQACNGETLTISCPSKTAVAILSAFYGSHASSDIVCPATDRNRTEEKTDCVSFTAVQQKVMYKCQDRHACKIPITSDAFGRELCPGTSKYLTVSYKCRPEHHSSKLVCENERLRLACMNGTVLAIYSATFGHLLHGSPACPQENSTAPDLECLSPSALRRVSRRCHGKMNCSVLADAHSFGDPCFPGVRKHLRVSYTCVPRNLLEDLERRPPDPFLITDYTRGFPEAVVLYFVSGICAGLVFLLCLFGLKSTLVRDVKDLFSEMEDEIRGTPSSRPELVEDLHNGTSSESSFHRLTRSYRVASMFSPERMVEQEEEEDAEEKEQPKGTI; the protein is encoded by the exons ATGATGCTGGTGGTGCTGGGATGCAGGAGATCCTCTGGATTTCTGtcgttctgcttttttctggCCCTTTATACACACCTACTACAGGCAGCTCCAGATTTCACTG GATACGTGCATAAGATATTGAAGAACCACACTGCTCAAGCCTGCAACGGTGAGACACTCACAATCTCCTGTCCCTCCAAAACGGCCGTGGCCATTCTGTCTGCGTTTTACGGCAGTCATGCCTCGAGTGATATTGTGTGCCCCgccacagacagaaacaggacAGAGGAGAAGACGGACTGTGTGTCCTTTACAGCAGTCCAG CAGAAGGTCATGTACAAGTGTCAGGATCGGCATGCCTGTAAAATCCCCATCACCAGCGATGCATTTGGGCGAGAGCTCTGCCCGGGGACCAGCAAGTACCTCACTGTTTCCTACAAATGCCGCCCAG AACACCACAGCAGTAAGTTGGTTTGTGAGAATGAGAGGCTGCGACTGGCCTGCATGAATGGCACAGTGCTAGCCATCTACTCCGCTACATTTGGACACCTGCTGCATGGGAGTCCTGCCTGCCCCCAGgagaacagcacagcaccagacctgg AGTGTCTGTCCCCTTCCGCCCTGAGGAGGGTGTCTCGTAGGTGTCATGGAAAGATGAACTGCTCTGTGCTGGCTGACGCTCACAGCTTTGGGGATCCTTGCTTCCCTGGTGTAAGGAAGCACCTACGGGTGTCTTACACATGTG TGCCCAGAAATCTCCTGGAGGATTTGGAACGCAGGCCTCCGGATCCTTTCTTGATCACTGATTACACACGTG GGTTCCCAGAGGCTGTAGTTCTGTACTTTGTGTCTGGGATCTGCGCTGGCCTGGTCTTCCTGCTGTGTCTGTTTGGTTTGAAGTCAACACTGGTGCGGGATGTTAAAGACCTGTTCTCAGAGATGGAAGACGAGATAAGGGGCACCCCAAGTTCCCGTCCTGAGCTGGTGGAGGACCTCCACAATGGCACCTCATCTGAGTCATCCTTCCACAGGCTCACACGCTCCTACCGGGTGGCCAGCATGTTCAGCCCAGAGCGGATggtggaacaggaggaggaagaggatgcgGAAGAGAAAGAACAGCCCAAAGGAACTATTTAG